A segment of the uncultured Desulfobulbus sp. genome:
TTTGGTGAGTTTATCCTTGGCCAACCCACGCTCTATCTCAAATTTGTTATATTTTCCACTACTCGCTTGCGCCACCGCGGCATCGCTAATGTCGGTACCGAGTAACTTGATGTTGTATTTGGAGATATCGTGAAGAAGTTCCTGAAGAACAATGGCTACTGAGTACAGTTCCTGACCGGTGGAGGAGGCTGCACTCCAAATCCTTAAGTTGGTTTTCAACATGGGAGTTTTTGTGGCGCGGGCATCAATCAATTCAGGAAAAATTTTGTGCTGCAATAACTCAAAAGGACCGGTGTCCCGGAAGAACAGCGTCTCGTTTGTGGAGATAGCGTCGATAATCAACCGTTCGAGCGTCTTGCTGGCATCCGCCTTCGCCTTATGATAAAACTCCTGGTAGCTGGAGCATCCCTGTTCCTCGGCGATCGAATTCAGTCGAGTTTCCAGGAGATATTTTTTGCTCTCATCCAGATATATACCCGAAATTTCGTAGATATACTTGGTGATAAGCTTGATCTCTTCAGGGGAAATTTTAAGCATGGGGCCTGCCGTCCTAGAGATTCCGTTATTTTACCGATTTGATTATTTCACCGGCGATCCTATCCAGCGGCGCTACCACATCGGTCAAACCGAGCTCTGCCGGAGCTTTGGGCATGCCATAGACAACACAGCTCTCTTCATTCTGTCCGATGATGAATGCTCCTTTTTGTTTTAATACTTGCAGTCCTTTAGTGCCGTCCGATCCCATCCCTGTCATAATGACGGCAGTGGTACGTCCTACGTAGTAATCTGCAACAGAACGAAAAAGATAGTCAGCCGAGGGTTTGCAGGAGTTCTCCGGAGGATCATTGGTAATTTTAATCAGGCGATTGGTCCCATCGGTCGATGCCACTAGCTTCATCTGTTTACCACCGGGAGCGATATATGCAACATTTGGTTGTATTGCTTCGCCGTCCTGCGCCTCTTTTACGGTCAGCGCACACTTGGCATTCAAGCTGTTTGCCAGTGATTTGGTAAAGACCGGTGGCATGTGCTGCACTATCACCAGCGGAACACCGAGATTGCCTGGCAACATCGGCATCATCTGCGCCAGGGCATTGGGACCGCCTGTAGAAATACCGATGGTGATAATTTCCGATTTACCGTACCTGCGTACAGGTGCAATCGCCGCGGCCCCTGATTTATTGGTTGGTAAAGCCGGGCTGATTTTAGGCGCGGTCCTTAAGCCGACAGAGGTCTGCTGTCGCCCGCCAACACGCCGCGACCCAGCCTGAAGCGAACCCACGGTGGTGCGTCCGGTTTGATAGGCCTTGATCAATGGTGTCAGCAGGGAGCGCAGTTGCTGTTTGCTCTCCAGTATATTTTTCGCCGTAGGTTTGAGGATAAAGTCATAGGCGCCCAGCTCCAGGGCACGCATGGTCATGTCCCCACCTTCGCTGGTCAGCGTGGAAACCATAATTGCCGAGACCTGAGGTGCATTCAGTTGCAGGTATTGAAGCACTTCAAGACCGTTCATTTCTGGCATTTCAATGTCCAGTGTCAGCAGATCAGGTTTAAGCGAGTTCACTTTGGCTACGGCTATCTTGCCATTATGCGCAACACCGACTACCTCCACCCCAGGCATTTCGCCAAGAATATCACTGACCGCCTTGCGATAGACGATGGTATCGTCAACGACAAGTACTTTGATTTTTTTTCCGATCATGAATGAATAGTTGACTCTGCTTTGTGGAAAATTCTGGTTTAGCGTTCAATTCCACGGCTAAGGTTATCGGATTCAAGGCGTAACACCTCTTTAATATTCAGTATGCCGATCAATTTGTTTTCGGTTTTATAGACACCAGTGAAAAATTTTCCTTGAACACCGTTCATATTGGCCGGCGCAGGTTCTATTTTGTCCGGATCAGCCATGACCACATCACTGATACGGCTCACCAGCAGGCCGACATGCTCTCCAGGGGTGTTGACAATGATATTGCGCGATTCATTGGTCACCTCGACATTGCCAAGGCCAAGTTTTTGCCCCAGGTCAATGATCGTCACAATCTGGCCACGAAGGTTCAAAATTCCCACCATATAGTCGGGAGCCTGGGGCACCTTGGTCATTTCCATCAGTTTATTGATTTCCTGAACCTTGAGGATATCCATGCCACACAGTGCCCGTCCGACATAGAATGTTGCAAGTTCGATAATATTTTTGGTGCTGTTTTTGGATTCCGCCATAATCGCTCTCCATTTTTGCGATGAAGGAGATGAGTGAGTGTGAGTATTAATCAGATCTTGAAATGACCTACCAAATTGCGCAGATGTTGGGCCATTTGCGAGAGTTCAAGCGCATTCCCTTTTACATCTGCACTCCCCTTGGTGATGGTGTCTGCAGATTGGCTGACTTCGACGATATCTTTTGCAACGTCGTTGGAAACCATAGACACCTGAGCCACATTCCCAGTCACCTCCTGGATACCGATGGAAGCCTGGGTAATATTGGTGGCAATCTCGTTGGTGGTCGCCGATTGTTGCTCAACGGCAGCAACAATGGACGTGACGAGGGTATTCACCTCAGCTATGACTTGGGTGATTTGCTGAATCTGGCGAACGGTCGCTTCCGTGGTTCCCTGAATGGAATCTATCCGATTCTTGATCTCACCAGTGGCGTTTGCGGTCTGTCTGGCCAGTTCCTTAATTTCGTTGGCAACAACCGCAAAACCTTTTCCGGCCTCACCGGCTCTGGCCGCTTCGATGGTGGCGTTCAAGGCGAGCAGGTTGGTTTGTTCGGAGATCTCGGTGATTGCCTCCGTGACCTTGCCGATTTCAACCGCTGCCCGTCCCAGTTCATCCACTCTCTCTGAGGCCGATTCGGCCTCACGGACGGCCTCTTCGGTGATCTCCTGGGCTTTTTCCGTACTACTGACAATTTCTCGAATAGTCGAAGTCATTTCATCAGTCGCCGTCGACACCATGGAAATATTGGTGGCAGCCTCTTCCGTAGCCGCGGCAACAGCCGACATGTTCATACTCATCTCCTCCGCTGCCGCCGCCACCGTCAGGGAACGGTTGAAGGTGTCATTGGCATTGAGGGAAAAATTGTCGGCAGTGGTGCCGAGTTGATCGGAGGATGAGGTCAGTGTCTCACTGGCACTGGTGATATCCTTGATCATACGGTTCAGTTGAAGTGTCATGCTGCTGAGCTTATCGACCATATTTCCGATTTCATCGCCGGTATTGACCTTCAAGCTTCCCTGCAAATCTCCATGGGCTATACGATCGATAAAGGTATTGACTAAAGAAACAGGACGAACAATGCCTGTCTGTACCAGGTACACGCAAACCGAGGAAACCACCGCAAGGATTGCAAAAACGATCAAAATGACATGTACTTTCGCATTGTTGACAGCCTTGTTGGCGTTTTCGAGGGAGCTGATGAGCTCAAAGGCGCCATGGATTTCCCCTTCACGCCATCCCTCTTTGGTCCCGCCCGTCACATCCCGACTGCCAGCGGGGTCACCATGGCAGTACAGGCATTCCTTGCTTAAGCGAATGGGACGGAAATACCGGATCTGGTTCTCCTCAACAACGATCTTTTCTTGCAGTCCGTCGCGTTTGATTTCCTCCAGGATTGATTTTTCAAAATCAGTCGGGGTGTTTTTGGAATTTCTTGGGGCGAGTTTGGGAACTCTGAATTCAAATCCGGCTTCCTTCGCCTTGGACGCGGCCGCCTCAATCGCGCTAATCACCGGTACGGCTTGCATGATGTTGGCCGACGTGAGTTCCTCAAAGGGACGGATGACTCCGTCCCTCAGTTTGTTGGCCATCTGATCACGGGTGGCCTCAGCCATAAGAATAATTCCGGCACTTTTGGAGATGATCGCGTCATGCGCCCCTTGGCGAATATCGCTGATCCATCGCCACGCAAGCACCGATCCGACAACGGCTGGGCCAACCAGAACGAGAACAAGAATCTTCCATTTGATACTGACACGGGTCATGGACATAGGTGCAATCTCTTCCAAAAGGTTTTTCAGGCTTCCATTGCGGCCTTGGCATAGCGGTGGACGCTTTCCATGAGACGTTCCTTATCAAGTTTGATATGGTACTCATCCACACCGACAGCCTTGCCCCTTGCAATGTCCTCTTCAGCGGCGAGAGTCGTCAGTGCAATCACCGGCAGGTGCCGAAACCGCTTGTCGGTTTTAATTTTCTCCGTCAGAGCAAACCCATCCATGTTGGGCATTTCGATATCTGTGACCACCATGGCAATCTCTTCGGACTGTTCCTCAAGGACATTCCAGGCAACCAGCCCATCTTCGGCTTCCAGGACATGAAAGCCCGCCTCCTCCATGTAACCTTTGACCTGGTTGCGGAAAAAGTTTGAGTCCTCGACAATAAGAATGGTAGGCACCGTGATATTTTCGGCGCTGATTTCCGCATAGGCGGCATGATCCTCAAACCACTGTGGATTGGAGATCTGCATGATTTCAAAAATGTTGACCAGCATGGTGGTCTTTCCGCTGATAATGGCTGACCCCATGATGCCTGGTTGTTTCAGGGTTACGTCATCGATGTCAGCACTGATTTCAATGGCATCGATGGGGCCGATGGCAAGCAGGCCCACATCTTTGCCGGCAATATGAAAGACAATCACCAGCAGATCTTCACGATCGTCAAGCGGCATCACGGAAGCTACTTCGTCGATGCTGATCAAGGGCAGGCTGCCTCCTCGGTATTGCATGACTCGGCGACCGCCGATTTCCTCGATATGGTGACGTTTGATCTTTTCGACCCGCTCAACCTGGTTGAGCGGTACGCCAAACTGTTCCATTTCGGCGCTGCTGAAGGTCAACAGTGCCTGTTTGTCCCGGGTCTTGGTGATAGCGTCCTTGGCCGCTTCGGCCAATTCGGCAGCGCGTTCGGAACCATCAAGCGAGGTCAGACCCGCCATGCGGGCAATGTTGGAGACATCGAGGATCAAGGCAATACGGCCATCGCCCATGATGGTGGCACCGGCATATCCCTGGCACTGTTGCAGGTGTCTACCCAGGGGTTTGATGACGATTTCCTCGGAGTCGTGCAGACGGTCGACAATCAGACCGTATTTCATCGCTCCGGTTGACACGACAACTATATTGAGCGCGCTGGAGGCACTTTGCCGTCTTTCCCCCTTTTCGCGTTCCTGCTCGTTTTTCTTATCCCGTTCTCCGGTCGAAGCAGGTGCCTCCTCCTTGAACAGCGGTGTAGATTTTGATCGCCGATCCGCGATGTTCCGCCGCCTGTCGGTTTTGGTTTCATCCTGAACCGGATCGTAGTAGGTCGGTTCAATCCCGAAAACCTCGGCCATGCGAATGAGGGGCAGGAGATTGCCCCGCAGACGAACAACCTCGGCATCGCCGACCCGCTCGACCCGCTCCTTGACCTTGGAGGCGGGGATGCGCAAAAGTTCCTCCAGATTTACCTGCGGAATTGCATAGCGCTCACCGCCGGTCATGACAATCTGACAGGGAATGATCGCCAGGGTCAGTGGCAGTTTGATGCTGATGGTCGATCCTTTGCCGACATCGGATTCAATCTCAATCGAGCCGCCAAGCTGGTCGAGATTGGTCTTGACCACATCCATGCCGACGCCACGTCCTGAAACGTCGGTAACCTTTTTGGCGGTAGAAAAGCCGGGTAGAAGGATCAGGTTGATCCGTTCCTTCTCCGACATGACTTTGGCCTGGTCAGAGGTGATCAGCCCTTTTTTTATGGCTGTTTCGGCAAGAACATCGCCATCAATCCCCTTACCGTCATCACTGATTTCAATGACAACCTGGCCGGCGGCATGATAGGCCTTGAGCACGATCAGGCCTCTGGCATCTTTGCCTTTCTTGATGCGTTCATCCGGGGATTCGACACCATGGTCAACCGAATTTCGCACCAGGTGGGTCAAAGGGTCGTTGATCGCCTCGATAATGGTCTTGTCAAGCTCAACGTCCTTGCCGACTATGGTCAGATCGATCTGTTTTCCCAGTTTTTTCGAAAGATCACGGACAACACGTGGGAATTTATTGAAGACATTCCCAATGGGCTGCATTCTGGTCAGCATGATGGCCTCCTGGAGTTCGGAAGTCACCAAATCAATGCGCTGGCCCACAGCCTCGGCATTGCGAACATCGCCGGAGGTAATCGTCTGCAGAAGTTGATTCCGCGAGAGAACCAATTCGCCGGCCAAATTCATGAGTTGATCAAGCAAGCTCACAGTAACCCTGATGGAGGTATCTGTCTTCTGCGGGCTGGAGCTAGAGCTTCTGGCTCGCGAACCTTGACTGCCCCCGACCGGACTTGCATCTTTGAGTTCCAGGTCGTGATCCTGGGCAGTGTCGTCCGACTCTCCCCCCACTTCTTCAACGACCTCCTCTTCCTCCGGAGCAGTTTCAACCACTTCCTCGATCACTTCCGCAACAACTTCGGCAGGGGCTTTGGGGGGGGATACAGGGGCAGGCTTTGCAGCCTTGGGGGCGGAAGCCTGCGCTTCGCCACTTTCGAAAATAGCGTTTAATGCTGCAGTATGTTTGGATATATCAACGGAATTACTGTTGCCAACATCTTCTATCAGCCTTTGTAGTTCATCGGCTGCAAGCAGCAGTACATTGACAATATCGGGGTTAGGAACAAGTTTTTCACTGCGGATGAGTCCTAAAACGTTTTCCGCAGCATGGGCCAGATCCTGAATCACGGTCAGCCCCATAAATCCCGCACCACCTTTGATCGAATGGGCAGCACGGAACACCTTGTTCACCAATTCAACGTCGATATCGGCGCCTCTCTCTTCAATCGCCAGGAGATCGTTTTCGATATCTGCCAGATGCTCAAGCGATTCTTCAATAAAACCCTGCAATATTTCATCATCTTCGATAGACATAAACGGTTCTCCCTCAATGAGATGGTGTCGTCTTCAACCAACGAGATCGCGGTGGAGGGCTTGCACACCCAAAAAGCACCCACGGCCCTCGACCTTACCAGTATTGTACGTGCCGGAAGATGATTGTACAGATATTTTTCGGATGGGGGTTATTCTTTGGAACCATTGAATATCTACTCATTCAGGCGGGTTGTCGGCAGCGGGAAAGGAGAAGAGGGAAACCGAATGCATAGTCATTTTTTTTCACCTGATGAGGCGATCTTGCCGATAATACGATTGTTAGGTCTCTCATCGGTTTGTTACGGGCGAGAGGAATGGCGGTCTGTTGCAGAGGTGACAGGGAGAGGGGAAGAGAAACTCGGTGAAAATTCTGATGAAAAGAACGAACGGTTGGGAAACGAGATTTTTGTCGATCCGACCGTGGTTGAGGATATCCTCAGGATGATTGGGAAAAACAGCAAATGACGACCTGAGTAGCAGGTTCCATGAACCTCCTACTCAGAACAAAAAATGCCCTTTACGAGAGTGTTACGAGGCGATGGCGTGAACCTTGACCGTATAGGTGATCACCAGACCGGCCAAGGGGTGATTATAATCAATGGTCACCGTATTGTTGCCGGTTGCCAGGACAGTCGCCGGCACCTGCTGCTGAACGCCGTCTTTTTCCAGGGCCAATGAGAGTATCATGCCGGGTTTGGGGTCAATGCGGCCTTCAAAGGTTGATCGTGAAATCTCGTGAACCAACGCCTTGTGGTAAGGACCGTAGGCGTCTTCTGGTTGGATGTTCACCGTCTTGCTGTCCCCGGCCTGCATACCCATGAGGGAGGCTTCAACCGCCTTGAGAATGCGGCCCTCGCCGATACTCAGGGTAATCGGCTTTGTTTCGGGAACACTTTCAACGATTTCTCCGGAGGGAGTTTTTGCAACGTAACTAACGGAAACAGTATCAAAAAGTTGAACAGGTCTCATTAAAAAATAGTCCGTGTGTTGTTGAGGTAAAGGGAAATTTGATGGCATCGTAAAAAGTCAAAAGCCTAAATGTCGCGCATCGTGAAATCAGCAATTTGCGAAGCTCGAAACGTCGTTCTCGGGCTTTTTTACAAGAACGATTAATATACCCAAAGCGTTTGTTTTTGACAAGCAGCGCTCTTGGCACGCAAGACTTGACAAAGCAGACGTAACAGCATAAATGTGGTAACCTCCTATCGCCAAATAAAAAAGATGTGCATCACCGGGATAGGGTATGTTCCGTTCTTATTTATCGCATATCGGCTGTCCTTCCGAACTCCTCGGCGTCCTCAATCGTTGGTCAACTCCAAGATGGTCGTTTTCGCCATGTGCCGCGGAGACGAGATTGTGTTTCCTCTTTGCCAGCCGTTTTGCCGATGCACAGGTTGTCGTTGTTTGACGTTTAACAAATCCATTTTAAAAACAATGTACTATGATAGAACTTGCTTTTGCTAAAGATAGCAACGGTCTTGTACCGGCCATTGTACAAGACCATGCATCCGGTGAAGTGTTGATGCTTGCCTACATCAATCAGTTGGCCTGGGAAAAAACACTGGAAACGGGCAAGGCCCATTTCTGGAGCCGTTCCCGCAACAGTTTGTGGTTGAAAGGCGAATCATCCGGACACGTGCAGCTCATCAAGGAAATATTGGTCGATTGCGACCAGGACACGGTTGTCTACAAGGTTGAGCAACTCGGCGGCGCAGCCTGTCACACCGGCTATCGAAGCTGCTTTTACCGAAAGGTGGCCGGAGACCATCTGGTTGTGACCGAGGCTGAAAAGGTTTTTGATCCTCAAAAGGTTTACGGATCGAAATAAAAACATCCCGCTCGCAACAAGGGAGAAAGGACGCTGTAGGTTGCATCGCAGCTTGCACGTACCTTGCGCATGAAAGCGGAGAACGCCTTCTTGCGAGATCCTCAACATTCTGTTTTTTACGTTACCACAGTTCTTGTTTTTTGAACGAGACCATCAAAATTGCATTCACGTGAAGGAAAAACCATGAGTTTATTGAAGTTGGGCATTCCCAAAGGCAGCCTTGAAGATGCGACCATCGCCTTGTTTGAAAAATCGGGCTGGCAGATTAAACTGGCCTCCCGCAACTATTTTCCCGAGGTCGATGATCAGGAGCTTTCCTGTTCTATCTGTCGTCCCCAGGAGATGTCTCGCTACGTGGAGTCCGGCATGCTCGATGCCGGTATTACCGGGAAGGATTGGACTCAGGAAAATGAATCCGATATCGAGGTCATTGCCGACCTGGTGTATTCAAAGGTGAGCAAAAAACCGACCAGATGGGTCATCGCCGTGCCCGGTGATTCCAACATTACCCGGGTCGAGCAACTCGATGGCAAACGAATTGCGACCGAACTGGTCAACGTCACTCAGAAATTCTTTGACCAGCGTGGTCTCAAGGTCGATATCACCTTTTCCTGGGGGGCCACCGAGGCCAAGGCCGTCTCTGGATTGTGCGATGCCATCGTCGAGGTGACCGAGACGGAGTCCACCATCCGCGCCCACGGTCTGCGCGTCATCCACGAGATGATGCAGTCCAACACCCAGCTCATCGCCAACAAGGCGGCTCTGCAGGATCCGTGGAAACGGGATAAGATCGAGAACATCGCCATGCTCCTCCAGGGCGCGCTCCGTGCGGATCGCATTGTCGGCCTGAAGATGAACGTTGCCAAGGAAAACCTGGATACGGTCATCACCATGCTGCCCAGCCTGCATGCACCCACCGTGGCCCAGTTGTACAAACAGGAATGGTTTTCGGTGGAGACCGTGATTTCCCAGCATCAGGTTCGTGATCTGGTGCCCAAACTGAAGAAAAACGGGGCTGAGGGAATTATTGAGTATTCCCTGAACAAGGTTATCTGATTTTAAGGACAAATAGTTTGACAGGGGAGGAGAACAAAAAAATGGATTTTAGAAAAGTGCAGTTTTTGCTCTCCGCCCACGCCATTGGCCAGCTTCCTGACCCCGTTTACCCTGATATCGCCTTTGCCGGACGCTCAAATGTCGGCAAGTCGAGCCTGATCAACAAACTGGTCGGCCGCAACAACATGGTCAAGACCAGTTCTAAACCCGGGAAAACGCAAAGTCTCAACTATTTCCTCATTGACGAGGCCTTGTATCTGGTCGATCTTCCTGGTTACGGATTTGCCCAGGTGTCGCAACAGGTCAGGAAAAGCTGGCAAGGGTTGATCACCCAGTATGTGGAAACCAGGGCGACCCTCAGCTGCGTCGTGGTCATTATTGACTTGCGCCACGAGCTCAAAGCCCTGGATCGCGACCTGATTGACTGGCTTCGCCATCTGAACAAGCCTTTTTTGCCGATTTACACCAAGGCGGATAAGCTGAGCCGGAACGACCAGTTCAAAAATGCCGCCATTCTCGATGCCGGCCTCACCTTAACCGCCAAGGATCGTATCGTCTTCTCCAGCCGAACAGGGCAGGGGCTCGACGCGTTGCGTGCGCGTCTTGCAGCCTTGGTCAGCCCTGACCAAGAAAGCGAAGCGCCGAACTTATTGATCTGATTTGAGCACTGCGAGAAAGGCGCGTTGTGGAATATCAACGTTGCCCACGGTCTTCATTCGCTTCTTGCCTTCCTTTTGTTTTTCCAACAACTTCCGTTTCCGGGAAATATCACCACCGTAACATTTGGCGGTTACATCCTTGCGTAACGCCGAGATATTTTCCCGGGCAATGATACTGCTGCCGATAGCGGCCTGAATGGCGATCTTGAACATCTGCCGCGGGATCTCTTTTTTCAGCTGCTCACAGGCATTCAAGCCTCGTTCGCGTGCCTTGCTGCGGTGGGTAAGTTGGGAGAGTGCGTCCACCTGCTCACCGTTGACGAGGATGTCGAGTTTGACCAGATCGGACTGGCGGTAATCGATCAGTTCATAGTCAAAGGAGCCGTAGCCCTGGGTAACGGATTTCAGCCGGTCGTAAAAATCGTAAATGACCTCGGCAAGCGGCAGCTCGCAGATGAATTCGATCCTGCCCGGCATGGGGTAGTGATACTTGGTGTTCTCTCCCCGGCGCTCCATGCAGAGGGTCATGACCACCCCCATGTATCGCTCGGGAATATGAATTGTTGCCCGGATGTAGGGCTCTTCAATTCGGGCGATGGAACCGGGATCGGGAAAATAGGAGGGGTTGTCGACTTCGACCACGGTCTTATTCTGCAGGTAAAAGATATACTTGACCGTGGGCACGGTAAGGATGAGAGAAATGTCAAACTCCCGTTCCAATCGCTCTTGAACGACTTCAAGGTGCAACAGACCAAGAAAACCGCAGCGAAACCCAAAGCCCAGTGCCGCGGACGAATCCTTTTGAAAGGTGAGGGCGGCATCGTTGAGTTTGAGTTTTTCCAGGGCCGCAGCAAGATCCTCGTAATCGTCGGTCGAGATGGGATAGAGCGAGGAAAACACTACCTGCTGCACCTCCTTGAAGCCGGGCAGCGGGGCAGGGCAGGGAAAGTCCCTAAGGGTGATGGTATCGCCGGGACGGGTGTCGGAAACGGTTTTGACGCCGGCTATAATGTAACCGACCTCACCTGCGGAGAGTTGTTTTTGCGGTTCGCGCCGCAGACGGAAAATACCCAGCTCTTCGATCCGGTAATCCACGCCGTTGGACATGAAGACGATCTGGTCTCCAG
Coding sequences within it:
- a CDS encoding chemotaxis response regulator protein-glutamate methylesterase yields the protein MIGKKIKVLVVDDTIVYRKAVSDILGEMPGVEVVGVAHNGKIAVAKVNSLKPDLLTLDIEMPEMNGLEVLQYLQLNAPQVSAIMVSTLTSEGGDMTMRALELGAYDFILKPTAKNILESKQQLRSLLTPLIKAYQTGRTTVGSLQAGSRRVGGRQQTSVGLRTAPKISPALPTNKSGAAAIAPVRRYGKSEIITIGISTGGPNALAQMMPMLPGNLGVPLVIVQHMPPVFTKSLANSLNAKCALTVKEAQDGEAIQPNVAYIAPGGKQMKLVASTDGTNRLIKITNDPPENSCKPSADYLFRSVADYYVGRTTAVIMTGMGSDGTKGLQVLKQKGAFIIGQNEESCVVYGMPKAPAELGLTDVVAPLDRIAGEIIKSVK
- a CDS encoding chemotaxis protein CheW; translation: MSIEDDEILQGFIEESLEHLADIENDLLAIEERGADIDVELVNKVFRAAHSIKGGAGFMGLTVIQDLAHAAENVLGLIRSEKLVPNPDIVNVLLLAADELQRLIEDVGNSNSVDISKHTAALNAIFESGEAQASAPKAAKPAPVSPPKAPAEVVAEVIEEVVETAPEEEEVVEEVGGESDDTAQDHDLELKDASPVGGSQGSRARSSSSSPQKTDTSIRVTVSLLDQLMNLAGELVLSRNQLLQTITSGDVRNAEAVGQRIDLVTSELQEAIMLTRMQPIGNVFNKFPRVVRDLSKKLGKQIDLTIVGKDVELDKTIIEAINDPLTHLVRNSVDHGVESPDERIKKGKDARGLIVLKAYHAAGQVVIEISDDGKGIDGDVLAETAIKKGLITSDQAKVMSEKERINLILLPGFSTAKKVTDVSGRGVGMDVVKTNLDQLGGSIEIESDVGKGSTISIKLPLTLAIIPCQIVMTGGERYAIPQVNLEELLRIPASKVKERVERVGDAEVVRLRGNLLPLIRMAEVFGIEPTYYDPVQDETKTDRRRNIADRRSKSTPLFKEEAPASTGERDKKNEQEREKGERRQSASSALNIVVVSTGAMKYGLIVDRLHDSEEIVIKPLGRHLQQCQGYAGATIMGDGRIALILDVSNIARMAGLTSLDGSERAAELAEAAKDAITKTRDKQALLTFSSAEMEQFGVPLNQVERVEKIKRHHIEEIGGRRVMQYRGGSLPLISIDEVASVMPLDDREDLLVIVFHIAGKDVGLLAIGPIDAIEISADIDDVTLKQPGIMGSAIISGKTTMLVNIFEIMQISNPQWFEDHAAYAEISAENITVPTILIVEDSNFFRNQVKGYMEEAGFHVLEAEDGLVAWNVLEEQSEEIAMVVTDIEMPNMDGFALTEKIKTDKRFRHLPVIALTTLAAEEDIARGKAVGVDEYHIKLDKERLMESVHRYAKAAMEA
- the lepA gene encoding translation elongation factor 4 codes for the protein MNNIRNFSIIAHIDHGKSTLADRMIQLCKMVTDREFKDQLLDSMDIERERGITIKSQTICLPFVADDGKTYILNLVDTPGHVDFSYEVSRALASCEGALLLIDAAQGIEAQTLANLYLAMENDLEVIPVINKIDLPAAEPEKVAAQIEEDLGLDGTTIQKCSAKTGEGVHDLLNAIVRYLPPPQGDPNKPLEALIFDANYDPYRGTVISVRIVNGTVKTGDQIVFMSNGVDYRIEELGIFRLRREPQKQLSAGEVGYIIAGVKTVSDTRPGDTITLRDFPCPAPLPGFKEVQQVVFSSLYPISTDDYEDLAAALEKLKLNDAALTFQKDSSAALGFGFRCGFLGLLHLEVVQERLEREFDISLILTVPTVKYIFYLQNKTVVEVDNPSYFPDPGSIARIEEPYIRATIHIPERYMGVVMTLCMERRGENTKYHYPMPGRIEFICELPLAEVIYDFYDRLKSVTQGYGSFDYELIDYRQSDLVKLDILVNGEQVDALSQLTHRSKARERGLNACEQLKKEIPRQMFKIAIQAAIGSSIIARENISALRKDVTAKCYGGDISRKRKLLEKQKEGKKRMKTVGNVDIPQRAFLAVLKSDQ
- a CDS encoding methyl-accepting chemotaxis protein, with the protein product MSMTRVSIKWKILVLVLVGPAVVGSVLAWRWISDIRQGAHDAIISKSAGIILMAEATRDQMANKLRDGVIRPFEELTSANIMQAVPVISAIEAAASKAKEAGFEFRVPKLAPRNSKNTPTDFEKSILEEIKRDGLQEKIVVEENQIRYFRPIRLSKECLYCHGDPAGSRDVTGGTKEGWREGEIHGAFELISSLENANKAVNNAKVHVILIVFAILAVVSSVCVYLVQTGIVRPVSLVNTFIDRIAHGDLQGSLKVNTGDEIGNMVDKLSSMTLQLNRMIKDITSASETLTSSSDQLGTTADNFSLNANDTFNRSLTVAAAAEEMSMNMSAVAAATEEAATNISMVSTATDEMTSTIREIVSSTEKAQEITEEAVREAESASERVDELGRAAVEIGKVTEAITEISEQTNLLALNATIEAARAGEAGKGFAVVANEIKELARQTANATGEIKNRIDSIQGTTEATVRQIQQITQVIAEVNTLVTSIVAAVEQQSATTNEIATNITQASIGIQEVTGNVAQVSMVSNDVAKDIVEVSQSADTITKGSADVKGNALELSQMAQHLRNLVGHFKI
- the hisI gene encoding phosphoribosyl-AMP cyclohydrolase is translated as MIELAFAKDSNGLVPAIVQDHASGEVLMLAYINQLAWEKTLETGKAHFWSRSRNSLWLKGESSGHVQLIKEILVDCDQDTVVYKVEQLGGAACHTGYRSCFYRKVAGDHLVVTEAEKVFDPQKVYGSK
- the hisG gene encoding ATP phosphoribosyltransferase; protein product: MSLLKLGIPKGSLEDATIALFEKSGWQIKLASRNYFPEVDDQELSCSICRPQEMSRYVESGMLDAGITGKDWTQENESDIEVIADLVYSKVSKKPTRWVIAVPGDSNITRVEQLDGKRIATELVNVTQKFFDQRGLKVDITFSWGATEAKAVSGLCDAIVEVTETESTIRAHGLRVIHEMMQSNTQLIANKAALQDPWKRDKIENIAMLLQGALRADRIVGLKMNVAKENLDTVITMLPSLHAPTVAQLYKQEWFSVETVISQHQVRDLVPKLKKNGAEGIIEYSLNKVI
- a CDS encoding peptidylprolyl isomerase, whose translation is MRPVQLFDTVSVSYVAKTPSGEIVESVPETKPITLSIGEGRILKAVEASLMGMQAGDSKTVNIQPEDAYGPYHKALVHEISRSTFEGRIDPKPGMILSLALEKDGVQQQVPATVLATGNNTVTIDYNHPLAGLVITYTVKVHAIAS
- a CDS encoding chemotaxis protein CheW translates to MAESKNSTKNIIELATFYVGRALCGMDILKVQEINKLMEMTKVPQAPDYMVGILNLRGQIVTIIDLGQKLGLGNVEVTNESRNIIVNTPGEHVGLLVSRISDVVMADPDKIEPAPANMNGVQGKFFTGVYKTENKLIGILNIKEVLRLESDNLSRGIER
- a CDS encoding protein-glutamate O-methyltransferase CheR translates to MLKISPEEIKLITKYIYEISGIYLDESKKYLLETRLNSIAEEQGCSSYQEFYHKAKADASKTLERLIIDAISTNETLFFRDTGPFELLQHKIFPELIDARATKTPMLKTNLRIWSAASSTGQELYSVAIVLQELLHDISKYNIKLLGTDISDAAVAQASSGKYNKFEIERGLAKDKLTKYFTSVGQTWKVKDQLRAMVNFRKFNLMSPFLGIGKFDIVLCRNVAIYFTLEDRKKLFNKIADVLEPDGYLLIGSTESLTGVCPRFIPKRHLRSIFYQLK
- the yihA gene encoding ribosome biogenesis GTP-binding protein YihA/YsxC; translation: MDFRKVQFLLSAHAIGQLPDPVYPDIAFAGRSNVGKSSLINKLVGRNNMVKTSSKPGKTQSLNYFLIDEALYLVDLPGYGFAQVSQQVRKSWQGLITQYVETRATLSCVVVIIDLRHELKALDRDLIDWLRHLNKPFLPIYTKADKLSRNDQFKNAAILDAGLTLTAKDRIVFSSRTGQGLDALRARLAALVSPDQESEAPNLLI